A region of Micromonospora sp. WMMD882 DNA encodes the following proteins:
- a CDS encoding response regulator transcription factor, with product MSVDVAHRGLVLVVEDEAAIADLLRLYLTRDGFGVHVERDGPAGLAAARRLRPVACVLDIALPGLAGTEICRQLRAAGDWTPVIFLTARDDEVDRILGLELGADDYVTKPFSPRELVTRVRTVLRRATGTPDGAERPRRVGAVVLDPARRTVTVAGQPVQLTSTEFDLLAHLMARPGRVYTREELLAGVWGYAAHTGTRTVDVHVAQVRAKLGDTSVIRTHRGVGYAADD from the coding sequence GTGAGCGTCGACGTAGCGCACCGGGGGCTCGTCCTCGTGGTGGAGGACGAAGCGGCCATCGCCGACCTGCTCCGGCTCTACCTGACCCGGGACGGCTTCGGCGTCCACGTGGAACGCGACGGGCCGGCCGGGTTGGCCGCCGCCCGCCGGCTGCGGCCGGTGGCCTGCGTACTGGACATCGCCCTGCCCGGACTGGCCGGCACCGAGATCTGCCGGCAGCTCCGCGCGGCCGGCGACTGGACGCCCGTCATCTTCCTCACCGCCCGCGACGACGAGGTCGACCGGATCCTCGGCCTGGAGTTGGGGGCCGACGACTACGTGACCAAGCCGTTCAGTCCACGGGAGCTGGTCACCCGGGTCCGTACCGTGCTCCGCCGGGCCACCGGCACGCCGGACGGGGCGGAGCGTCCCCGCCGGGTCGGGGCGGTGGTGCTCGACCCGGCCCGCCGCACGGTCACCGTCGCCGGGCAGCCCGTCCAGCTCACCTCGACCGAGTTCGACCTGCTCGCCCACCTGATGGCCCGGCCGGGGCGGGTCTACACCCGGGAGGAGCTGCTGGCCGGCGTGTGGGGGTACGCGGCGCACACCGGCACCCGGACGGTCGACGTGCACGTGGCCCAGGTCCGCGCGAAACTCGGCGACACCAGCGTGATCCGTACCCACCGGGGCGTGGGGTACGCCGCCGATGACTGA
- the soxR gene encoding redox-sensitive transcriptional activator SoxR gives MHESLTIGQLSARSGVAPSALRYYERLGLIHADRTGGNQRRYPRAELRRVAFIRIAQQVGVSLDEIRAALDSLPDSRTPSAQDWARLSAAWRGRLDEKIRTITKLRDNLDGCIGCGCLSLQRCALNNPADALAGQGPGARLLVPGDDRGGQRPTAPRPVSGQRPGQPLPAGDQRPG, from the coding sequence ATGCACGAGTCACTGACCATCGGCCAGCTCTCCGCCCGCAGCGGCGTGGCCCCCTCGGCCCTGCGCTACTACGAGCGGCTGGGCCTCATCCACGCCGACCGCACCGGCGGCAACCAACGCCGCTACCCCCGCGCCGAGCTGCGCCGGGTCGCGTTCATCCGGATCGCCCAGCAGGTCGGCGTCTCGCTGGACGAGATCCGGGCCGCCCTCGACTCGCTACCCGACTCACGTACGCCCAGCGCCCAGGACTGGGCGCGGCTCTCCGCCGCGTGGCGGGGCCGACTGGACGAGAAGATCCGCACGATCACCAAACTGCGCGACAACCTGGACGGCTGCATCGGCTGCGGCTGCCTCTCGCTGCAACGTTGCGCCCTGAACAACCCCGCCGACGCGCTCGCCGGACAGGGCCCCGGCGCACGTCTGCTCGTACCCGGCGACGACCGAGGCGGACAACGGCCAACCGCTCCCCGGCCGGTGAGCGGACAACGGCCCGGTCAGCCGCTCCCGGCCGGTGACCAGCGGCCCGGATAG
- a CDS encoding AAA family ATPase: MWDAPSIVLITGIMAAGKSTVAELLARRLPRSAHLRGDVFRRMVVGGRAEMTADPSPEAWRQLRLRHQLTASTADAYAGAGFTVVCQDVILGAELPAMVDRIRRRPLAVVVLAPRPEVVAAREAGRAKQGYGEWSVAELDAGFRADTPRIGLWLDTSDQTPEQTVTEILTRAWSAGRIG, translated from the coding sequence ATGTGGGACGCCCCCTCGATCGTGCTGATCACCGGAATCATGGCCGCCGGCAAGTCCACAGTGGCCGAGTTGCTGGCCCGGCGGCTGCCCCGTTCGGCGCACCTGCGCGGGGACGTGTTCCGCCGGATGGTGGTCGGTGGTCGGGCGGAGATGACCGCCGATCCGTCGCCGGAGGCGTGGCGGCAGCTCCGGCTGCGTCACCAGCTCACCGCGTCGACCGCCGACGCGTACGCCGGTGCCGGGTTCACGGTGGTCTGCCAGGACGTGATTCTCGGCGCGGAGCTGCCGGCGATGGTAGACCGGATCCGGCGTCGGCCGCTCGCGGTGGTGGTGCTGGCCCCGCGCCCGGAGGTGGTCGCGGCCCGCGAGGCGGGTCGCGCCAAGCAGGGGTACGGGGAGTGGTCGGTCGCCGAGCTGGATGCCGGTTTCCGGGCCGACACGCCCCGGATCGGGCTCTGGCTGGACACGTCCGACCAGACGCCGGAGCAGACCGTGACGGAGATCCTGACCCGGGCGTGGTCGGCGGGCCGGATCGGGTAA
- a CDS encoding transketolase — protein sequence MRDVFVDTMHELLAEDPRTALVLADISADSFRAAARRHPDRVLNVGIREQLLVGVAGGLALTGLRPVVHTYAPFLVERAYEQIKLDLDHQDVTAVLVSIGASYDRPEAGRTHLSPADVALIDTLHGWTAHVPGHPDEVPPLLRAAVAGDGAAYLRLSTMANRRPYGGDGSLRVVRDAGPGAPLAVAVGPLLDETLAGLAGLPVTVAYTHRPRPFDAAGLRALASTEVILVEPYLAGTSSRVVGEILTDRPHRLLALGVGRADLRRYGTAEDHSRWHGLDAAGIRRSVTAFLTR from the coding sequence ATGCGGGACGTCTTCGTCGACACCATGCACGAGCTGCTGGCCGAGGACCCGCGTACCGCGCTGGTGCTGGCCGACATCTCGGCGGACAGCTTCCGGGCCGCCGCGCGGCGGCACCCCGACCGGGTGCTCAACGTCGGCATCCGGGAGCAGTTGCTCGTCGGGGTGGCCGGTGGGCTCGCGCTGACCGGGCTCCGGCCGGTCGTGCACACGTACGCGCCGTTCCTGGTCGAGCGGGCGTACGAGCAGATCAAGCTGGACCTCGACCACCAGGACGTGACCGCGGTGCTGGTCAGCATCGGCGCCTCCTACGATCGGCCGGAGGCCGGGCGGACCCACCTCTCCCCGGCGGACGTGGCGCTGATCGACACCCTGCACGGCTGGACGGCGCACGTGCCGGGGCACCCGGACGAGGTGCCGCCCCTGCTGCGCGCGGCGGTGGCCGGCGACGGCGCGGCGTACCTGCGGCTGTCGACGATGGCGAACCGCCGCCCGTACGGCGGGGACGGCAGTCTGCGGGTGGTCCGGGACGCCGGGCCGGGCGCGCCGCTGGCGGTGGCGGTCGGCCCGCTGCTGGACGAGACCCTGGCCGGGCTGGCCGGGCTGCCGGTGACCGTGGCGTACACGCACCGGCCGCGCCCGTTCGACGCGGCCGGGCTGCGGGCGCTCGCGTCGACGGAGGTGATCCTGGTCGAGCCGTATCTGGCGGGCACGTCCAGCCGGGTGGTCGGCGAGATCCTCACCGACCGGCCGCACCGCCTGCTGGCGCTCGGGGTGGGCCGCGCCGACCTGCGACGGTACGGGACGGCCGAGGACCACAGCCGTTGGCACGGCCTCGACGCGGCCGGCATCCGCCGCTCGGTCACCGCCTTCCTGACCAGGTGA
- a CDS encoding histidine kinase dimerization/phospho-acceptor domain-containing protein, with protein sequence MTDRPPRRPGRTLTARAVLVTCAVALVSVLVTAVLAVPLAVRTAERQAQDALAAQARLTAEVLRFRLSRGRPADEERLLRLLANQGIDAYLIGAGRVDRPGLPRQVVERIAAGRNVSGRRIVDGRPALVEGRALAGGNGVVLTRPRATGLWRQVIPGLWLPLLAGLAAGVVAGSLLARRLARPIRQAATAAARLSAGDRAVRVPVEPPEEVAELAYALNGLAAALATSEGRQREFLLSVSHELRTPLTAVRGYAEALADGVLGPAEAERTGRIVLAEAEHLDRLVSDLLALARLEAADFPLDPVPVDLVELVGAAAGTWGGRCAAVGLELRVETPDRPVPAYTDPGRIRQVVDGLLENALRVVPPGAPVVLAVRPTGPGPTDGGGPVDGGGMTDGSGMTGGGVVEVRDGGPGFTDDDLAVAFERGALHQRYRGIRKVGSGLGLALAAGLVRRLGGTITAGHAPEGGAAFTVELPGIPYRIRTPA encoded by the coding sequence ATGACTGACCGTCCGCCGCGCCGACCCGGGCGTACCCTGACCGCCCGCGCGGTCCTGGTCACCTGCGCGGTGGCCCTGGTGTCGGTGCTGGTCACCGCCGTTCTCGCGGTGCCCCTGGCGGTGCGTACGGCGGAACGGCAGGCGCAGGACGCCCTCGCCGCCCAGGCCCGGCTGACCGCCGAGGTGCTGCGGTTCCGGCTGAGCCGGGGGCGGCCCGCCGACGAGGAACGGCTGCTGCGGCTGCTGGCGAACCAGGGCATCGACGCGTACCTGATCGGCGCCGGTCGGGTCGACCGGCCCGGCCTGCCCCGGCAGGTGGTGGAGCGGATCGCCGCCGGCCGCAACGTGTCCGGCCGGCGGATCGTGGACGGGCGGCCCGCCCTGGTCGAGGGGCGGGCGCTGGCCGGCGGCAACGGGGTGGTGCTCACCCGCCCCCGGGCCACCGGGCTGTGGCGGCAGGTCATCCCCGGGCTGTGGCTGCCGCTGCTCGCCGGGCTGGCCGCCGGGGTGGTCGCCGGCTCGCTGCTGGCCCGCCGGCTGGCCCGCCCGATCCGGCAGGCCGCCACCGCCGCCGCCCGGCTCAGCGCCGGCGACCGGGCGGTACGGGTGCCGGTCGAGCCCCCGGAGGAGGTGGCCGAGCTGGCGTACGCGCTGAACGGGCTGGCCGCCGCGCTCGCCACCAGCGAGGGACGGCAGCGCGAGTTCCTGCTCTCCGTCTCGCACGAGCTGCGTACCCCGCTGACCGCCGTCCGGGGTTACGCCGAGGCGCTCGCCGACGGGGTGCTCGGCCCGGCCGAGGCGGAACGGACCGGACGGATCGTGCTCGCCGAGGCCGAACACCTCGACCGGCTGGTCAGCGACCTGCTCGCGTTGGCCCGGCTGGAGGCCGCCGACTTCCCGCTGGACCCGGTGCCGGTGGACCTGGTGGAGCTGGTCGGCGCGGCGGCGGGCACCTGGGGCGGCCGGTGCGCGGCGGTGGGGCTGGAGCTGCGGGTGGAGACGCCCGACCGGCCGGTGCCCGCGTACACCGATCCGGGGCGGATCCGGCAGGTGGTGGACGGGCTGCTGGAGAACGCGCTGCGGGTCGTACCGCCGGGGGCGCCGGTGGTGCTCGCGGTCCGGCCGACCGGACCGGGGCCGACCGACGGCGGAGGGCCGGTAGACGGCGGAGGGATGACCGACGGCAGCGGGATGACCGGCGGCGGGGTGGTCGAGGTCCGTGACGGCGGGCCCGGCTTCACCGACGACGACCTGGCGGTGGCGTTCGAACGCGGGGCGCTGCACCAGCGGTACCGGGGCATCCGCAAGGTGGGCAGCGGCCTGGGGCTGGCGCTCGCCGCCGGGCTGGTGCGGCGGCTCGGCGGCACGATCACCGCCGGGCACGCCCCGGAGGGCGGCGCGGCGTTCACCGTCGAACTGCCGGGGATTCCTTACCGGATCCGAACACCGGCCTGA
- a CDS encoding transketolase — MRFRSQASGMTLTTATAGPTPAGPATADPADPADRLPGGVVLPAPVAPLLRRIAAARADDLTANVFSTVDVLWVLYDRILRISPATLDDPERDRFLLSKGHAVAGYYAVLAAQGYFPPEWLDDPHSPTSRLGGHPDRTLVPGVEIGSGSLGHGLGLGVGAALGLRAQGLLTPRTYVLVGDAELDEGSNHEAIAYAGATGLAGLTAIVVDNSSATHGWPGGIAARFTVNGWTAVTVDGRDHDALHTALTGHDHHRPHLVVAVVDQEA, encoded by the coding sequence GTGCGCTTCAGGTCGCAGGCTAGCGGTATGACCCTCACCACCGCCACCGCCGGCCCCACGCCCGCCGGCCCCGCCACCGCCGACCCGGCCGACCCTGCCGACCGGCTACCGGGCGGCGTTGTCCTGCCGGCGCCGGTCGCGCCGTTGCTGCGCCGGATCGCCGCCGCCCGCGCGGACGACCTCACCGCGAACGTCTTCTCCACCGTCGACGTCCTCTGGGTGCTGTACGACCGGATCCTCCGGATCTCCCCGGCCACGCTGGACGACCCGGAACGGGACCGGTTCCTGCTCTCCAAGGGACACGCCGTCGCCGGCTACTACGCCGTCCTGGCCGCGCAGGGCTATTTTCCGCCGGAATGGCTGGACGACCCGCACAGCCCCACCAGCCGCCTCGGCGGCCACCCCGACCGGACGCTCGTGCCGGGCGTCGAGATCGGCTCCGGCTCGCTCGGGCACGGCCTCGGGCTGGGCGTCGGGGCCGCCCTCGGGCTGCGCGCCCAGGGCCTGCTCACCCCCCGGACGTACGTGCTGGTCGGTGACGCCGAGCTGGACGAGGGCAGCAACCACGAGGCGATCGCCTACGCGGGCGCGACCGGGCTGGCCGGGCTCACCGCGATCGTGGTGGACAACTCCTCCGCCACCCACGGCTGGCCCGGTGGCATCGCCGCCCGGTTCACCGTGAACGGCTGGACCGCCGTCACCGTCGACGGACGCGACCACGACGCCCTGCACACCGCCCTGACCGGGCACGACCACCACCGGCCGCACCTCGTCGTCGCGGTCGTGGACCAGGAGGCGTGA
- a CDS encoding HAD family phosphatase, producing MNADLHRLMAGIDAILLDFDGPVCSVFAGYPAPRVAAELVDVLRKQGVDVPSDLAIEPDPLEVLRRTGAAGDQAVTQAVEDALCEAERHAVETAEPTPYGREVIVAARQAGVPVAVVSNNSAGAVKAYLTSHRLAAYVSPVIGRAYADPDRMKPNPEPILQAVRALNNAASRCVLIGDSVSDIDGARTAGVQVIGYANRPSKIKALRAAGANAVIGSMSEIAGILMDRANGCKVD from the coding sequence ATGAACGCCGACCTTCACCGGCTAATGGCCGGAATCGACGCGATCCTTCTCGACTTCGACGGCCCAGTATGCAGCGTCTTCGCCGGTTACCCCGCACCGCGGGTTGCCGCCGAGCTGGTCGACGTACTCCGGAAGCAGGGCGTCGATGTGCCGTCCGACCTCGCCATCGAACCGGACCCGCTAGAGGTGCTACGCCGCACCGGAGCGGCCGGCGACCAAGCCGTCACGCAGGCGGTAGAGGACGCACTCTGCGAAGCGGAGCGCCACGCCGTCGAGACTGCCGAACCCACGCCGTACGGCCGGGAAGTCATCGTGGCGGCACGGCAGGCCGGTGTGCCCGTGGCGGTGGTAAGCAACAACTCTGCTGGCGCGGTGAAGGCATACCTGACATCGCACAGGCTCGCCGCCTACGTCTCGCCGGTGATTGGCCGGGCGTACGCCGATCCGGACCGGATGAAGCCCAACCCAGAACCGATCCTGCAAGCCGTGCGTGCCCTCAATAATGCGGCGAGCCGATGCGTGCTTATTGGCGATTCAGTATCGGACATCGACGGAGCGCGGACGGCCGGGGTCCAGGTAATTGGCTACGCGAATCGTCCATCTAAGATTAAGGCACTCCGGGCTGCCGGAGCAAATGCTGTAATTGGGAGTATGAGCGAGATCGCCGGCATCCTGATGGATCGCGCTAATGGTTGTAAGGTTGATTGA
- a CDS encoding NAD(P)H-quinone oxidoreductase codes for MRAITVPEPGGPDALTWAEVPDPVPGPGEVIVDVRASAVNRADLLQRQGHYPPPPGASPYPGLECAGVVGATAADVTGWRPGQEVCALLSGGGYAERVAVPAGQLLPVPAGVDPVDAAALPEVACTVWSNLVQVGRLAAGETLLVHGGGSGIGTFAIQFGAALGATVVTTARAAKHDRLRQLGAAHTVDYREQDFVEEVRRVTDGRGADVVLDIMGAAYLGRNVSALATGGRLVVIGMQGGRKAELDLGALLAKRASVAATALRSRPPAEKAAIVRGVREQVWPLVSAGVIRPVVDRRVPMADAARAHRLVESSDHLGKVLLVTG; via the coding sequence ATGCGAGCGATCACTGTGCCGGAGCCGGGTGGACCTGACGCGCTGACCTGGGCGGAGGTGCCCGATCCGGTGCCCGGTCCGGGTGAGGTGATCGTCGACGTGCGGGCCAGCGCCGTCAACCGGGCCGACCTGCTGCAACGGCAGGGGCACTATCCGCCGCCGCCGGGCGCTTCGCCGTACCCGGGTCTGGAGTGCGCGGGGGTGGTGGGCGCGACCGCCGCCGACGTGACCGGCTGGCGACCGGGCCAGGAGGTGTGTGCCCTGCTGTCCGGCGGCGGGTACGCCGAGCGGGTCGCCGTGCCGGCCGGGCAGTTGCTGCCGGTGCCGGCCGGGGTGGATCCGGTGGACGCCGCCGCGCTGCCCGAGGTGGCCTGCACGGTCTGGTCGAACCTGGTGCAGGTGGGTCGGCTGGCGGCGGGTGAGACGCTGCTGGTGCACGGCGGGGGCAGCGGGATCGGCACGTTCGCCATCCAGTTCGGGGCGGCGCTGGGGGCGACGGTGGTTACCACCGCGCGGGCCGCCAAGCACGACCGGCTGCGTCAGTTGGGCGCGGCGCACACCGTCGACTACCGGGAGCAGGATTTCGTCGAGGAGGTCCGCCGGGTCACCGACGGGCGGGGCGCGGACGTCGTCCTGGACATCATGGGCGCGGCCTACCTGGGCCGGAACGTGTCCGCGCTGGCCACCGGCGGTCGGCTGGTGGTGATCGGCATGCAGGGCGGACGCAAGGCCGAGCTGGATCTGGGGGCGTTGCTGGCGAAGCGTGCCTCGGTCGCGGCGACGGCGCTGCGGTCCCGTCCGCCGGCCGAGAAGGCGGCCATCGTCCGGGGCGTACGGGAGCAGGTGTGGCCGCTGGTGTCGGCGGGCGTGATCCGGCCGGTGGTGGACCGCCGGGTGCCGATGGCGGACGCCGCGCGGGCGCACCGGCTGGTGGAGTCCAGCGACCACCTGGGCAAGGTGCTGCTGGTCACCGGCTGA
- a CDS encoding glycosyltransferase family 2 protein codes for MKLSILMPVYNEEERIADAVKQALAVEYPCDVELLVVDDGSRDGTAEVLGRVDDHRLRVITHPRNAGKGAAIRTAVAHAEGDYMVILDADLEYDPQDIPRLLTPVLEGRATVVYGNRTFGSHSAYSFWYVMGNKGVTTVANVLFNSYIGDLETCFKLMPVELYRSLDVRSRGFGMEAEVTGKLLRRRIRPYEVPISYRARGREEGKKITWRDGVEALWILGRERARRHP; via the coding sequence GTGAAGCTCTCGATCCTCATGCCGGTCTACAACGAGGAGGAACGCATCGCGGACGCCGTCAAGCAGGCGTTGGCGGTGGAGTACCCCTGCGACGTCGAGTTGCTGGTGGTCGACGACGGCAGCCGGGACGGCACCGCCGAGGTCCTCGGCCGGGTCGACGACCACCGGCTCCGCGTGATCACGCATCCGCGCAACGCCGGCAAGGGCGCGGCGATCCGTACGGCGGTGGCCCACGCCGAGGGCGACTACATGGTCATCCTCGACGCGGACCTCGAATACGACCCGCAGGACATCCCCCGACTGCTCACCCCGGTGCTCGAAGGCCGGGCGACGGTGGTGTACGGCAACCGCACCTTCGGCAGCCACAGCGCGTACAGCTTCTGGTACGTGATGGGCAACAAGGGCGTCACCACGGTGGCGAACGTGCTGTTCAACTCGTACATCGGTGATCTGGAGACCTGCTTCAAGCTGATGCCGGTCGAGCTGTACCGCTCGTTGGACGTGCGGTCCCGGGGCTTCGGCATGGAAGCCGAGGTCACCGGCAAGCTGCTGCGCCGCCGCATCCGCCCGTACGAGGTGCCGATCAGCTACCGCGCCCGGGGCCGCGAGGAGGGCAAGAAGATCACCTGGCGGGACGGCGTCGAGGCGCTGTGGATCCTCGGCCGGGAACGCGCCCGCCGCCACCCCTGA
- a CDS encoding ISAs1 family transposase — translation MPALPSSLISSLSDAPALTVPETAGGLPAALAGVPDPRARRGVRHRLCVVVTAVVCAVVAGYRSYSAIAEWVADVPDETAEALGIAADRRPSEAMIRRLLQALDPDLLTTAISGWLVGRATTSASGSRQAIAVDGKTLRGSRTAVTAADHVMAACDQATGVVLASTNVDGKTNEITRFGPLLDQISDLRNTVITADALHCQREHVAYLAERSAHWILTVKANQPHLHAQLAGLPWRAVPDATRHDDRGHGRREIRTLKILTISTGIDFPHAAQAIQIRRRRRRLDEPKRFTTETVYAITDLQVHQAKPDQLAAWIRGHWSIENKIHWVRDVTYDEDRSQIRTGTGPQVMAALRNAAIGALRLAGLTNIAAANRHHARDSSRALALLGII, via the coding sequence ATGCCCGCCCTGCCATCATCGCTGATCTCGTCTTTGTCCGATGCACCGGCTCTGACCGTGCCCGAAACCGCTGGCGGGCTACCCGCAGCACTGGCCGGGGTGCCTGATCCACGAGCTCGCCGCGGTGTGCGGCATCGGCTGTGCGTGGTGGTGACCGCGGTGGTGTGTGCCGTGGTGGCCGGCTACCGCTCGTACTCCGCGATCGCGGAGTGGGTGGCCGATGTCCCGGACGAGACGGCCGAGGCACTGGGTATCGCCGCTGACCGGCGCCCGTCGGAGGCGATGATCCGCCGGTTGCTGCAGGCCCTGGACCCGGATCTGCTGACCACGGCGATCAGCGGCTGGCTCGTCGGCCGGGCCACGACCAGCGCCTCGGGCAGCCGGCAGGCGATCGCGGTCGACGGCAAGACCCTGCGCGGATCCCGCACCGCCGTCACCGCCGCCGATCACGTGATGGCCGCCTGTGATCAGGCCACCGGTGTGGTCCTGGCAAGCACCAACGTAGACGGCAAGACCAACGAGATCACCCGGTTCGGACCTCTACTCGACCAGATCAGCGACCTGCGCAACACGGTGATCACCGCGGACGCGCTGCACTGCCAGCGCGAACACGTCGCCTACCTCGCCGAACGCAGCGCGCACTGGATCCTGACCGTCAAAGCCAACCAGCCCCACCTGCACGCCCAACTCGCCGGTCTGCCCTGGCGGGCCGTCCCCGACGCCACCCGCCACGACGACCGCGGGCACGGCCGCCGCGAGATACGCACCCTGAAGATCCTCACCATCTCCACCGGCATCGACTTCCCGCACGCCGCCCAGGCCATCCAGATCCGCCGCCGCCGACGACGCCTCGATGAGCCGAAACGCTTCACCACCGAGACCGTCTACGCCATCACCGACCTGCAAGTCCACCAGGCGAAACCGGATCAACTGGCCGCGTGGATCCGCGGCCACTGGTCCATCGAGAACAAGATCCACTGGGTCCGCGACGTCACCTACGACGAAGACCGCAGCCAAATCCGTACCGGCACCGGACCGCAAGTCATGGCCGCCCTGCGCAACGCCGCCATCGGCGCCCTACGCCTCGCCGGGCTCACCAACATCGCCGCTGCCAACCGGCATCACGCCCGCGACAGCAGCCGGGCACTGGCCCTCCTCGGCATCATCTAA
- a CDS encoding ATP-binding protein, whose amino-acid sequence MRRVHLEAAEDHVERLARLGDPIGALKELIWNALDADATKVIVELEKSDLGGIEKIVVSDDGDGISPESSAAAFDRIGGSWKKGTRRTRRLHRMLHGSAGQGRLRGYALGEHIRWTSVADGIDGRARTVIAASASARNDFEISDPVLTSEETGTVFEAWGKQSPKLDKLVGEAARNRITAELAPYLAVYKDVEVIYDGERIDPQTSILREDSFDLSFKGVDGEDLAAKLRVIEWSIKPPRELHLCDADGITVDVMSVGIQAPGFDFTAYVLWDQMREHQGEFLIAHAQDSNLGALIEAAKSRMREHFKHRLADRRREVVDEWKADGVYPYKGEPDSDTEQVERETFDLIATTVHRQIPKAGNAQRTTLALLKEAVRHQPDNVHRLLDELFRLTADDKAELDRLLNRTSLSSLIKASSDIADRLDFLAALKHMVFEPEIRRVLKERTQLHKILENEAWIFGEHYRLLVSDRSLDVVLDRHLKELGREERSPEPVRRDDGSVGIVDLMLSRARLEHDRRQHLVVELKAPSVKVGPKEISQIKSYAQAVANAGSRQSR is encoded by the coding sequence ATGCGACGCGTTCATCTAGAGGCAGCAGAGGACCACGTCGAGCGCCTAGCCCGCCTCGGGGATCCGATTGGAGCCCTCAAGGAGTTGATTTGGAACGCGCTTGACGCCGATGCCACCAAGGTTATCGTCGAGTTGGAAAAGTCCGACCTTGGCGGTATTGAGAAGATCGTCGTTTCTGATGATGGTGACGGCATTTCACCAGAATCGTCCGCCGCGGCCTTCGATCGGATCGGCGGTTCATGGAAAAAGGGGACTAGGCGCACTAGGCGCCTACACAGAATGCTGCACGGAAGCGCCGGACAGGGCCGGTTACGGGGCTACGCCCTCGGCGAGCATATCCGATGGACGTCTGTGGCTGATGGAATCGACGGTCGAGCGCGAACCGTCATTGCCGCGAGCGCATCCGCGCGCAACGACTTTGAGATCTCAGACCCAGTCCTCACGTCTGAGGAAACTGGCACTGTCTTCGAGGCTTGGGGAAAGCAATCACCTAAGCTAGACAAACTTGTTGGCGAAGCAGCTCGTAACCGAATCACCGCCGAACTGGCCCCATATCTTGCCGTCTACAAAGACGTTGAAGTTATCTACGACGGCGAAAGAATAGACCCGCAAACATCTATTCTGCGAGAAGATTCGTTCGACCTCAGCTTCAAGGGCGTCGATGGTGAGGATTTAGCGGCAAAGTTGAGGGTAATCGAATGGTCGATCAAGCCGCCTCGGGAATTGCACCTGTGTGACGCTGACGGCATCACTGTAGACGTCATGAGCGTTGGAATTCAGGCACCAGGGTTCGACTTCACGGCATACGTGTTGTGGGATCAGATGCGGGAACACCAAGGAGAGTTCCTCATCGCGCATGCACAGGACTCCAATCTTGGGGCGCTTATCGAGGCTGCCAAGAGCCGCATGCGTGAGCACTTCAAGCATCGGTTGGCAGACCGGCGGCGCGAGGTTGTCGACGAATGGAAGGCTGATGGCGTCTACCCCTACAAGGGCGAGCCTGACAGCGACACAGAACAGGTGGAACGCGAAACATTCGACCTTATCGCCACCACGGTTCATCGCCAAATTCCTAAGGCAGGAAATGCCCAACGGACGACCTTGGCGCTACTTAAGGAGGCGGTGCGTCACCAGCCTGACAACGTACACCGACTGCTCGACGAGCTATTCAGGTTGACTGCGGATGACAAGGCAGAGCTTGACCGCCTACTGAACCGAACTAGCCTCTCCAGCCTGATAAAGGCTTCTAGCGATATAGCCGACCGATTGGATTTCCTAGCAGCGCTCAAGCATATGGTCTTTGAGCCGGAAATCCGGCGAGTTCTAAAGGAACGCACCCAGCTTCATAAGATCCTTGAAAACGAGGCCTGGATCTTTGGCGAACATTACCGTCTGCTGGTGAGTGACCGGTCGCTCGATGTGGTCCTTGACCGACACCTAAAGGAATTGGGCAGAGAGGAAAGGTCGCCCGAACCTGTCCGACGGGATGACGGATCTGTTGGTATCGTAGATCTCATGTTGTCGCGGGCACGTTTGGAGCACGATCGGAGGCAACACTTAGTTGTGGAGCTTAAAGCTCCAAGCGTCAAGGTTGGCCCAAAGGAAATTAGCCAAATTAAGTCCTATGCTCAAGCTGTCGCGAACGCAGGGTCCCGGCAAAGTCGTTAG